The Xylophilus rhododendri region CTGGCCTTCGGCACCGCCGCCACGCACGGCAGCAACGCGGCGATCTACAAGAAGCTGCCCTTCGACGTGGAGACCGACTTCGTGCCGGTGGCCCCGGTGCTGGACGTGTCCAATGTGCTGGTGATCAACCCAGACGTGATCGACGTGAAGACCCTCAAGGAGTTCGTCGCCGAGGTAAAGGCCCACCCCGGCAAGTACAACTACGCCTCCACCGGCAACGGCGCCGGCACCCACATGGCGTTTGCCGAGTTCAACGCCCGCACCGGCCTGCAGATGGTGCACGTGCCCTACAAGGGTGGCCCGGAAGCGATCACCTCGGTGGCGCGCGGCGAGACCTGCTGCATCATGAACCAGGTGCAGACGGTGCTGCCCCAGTACAAGGCCGGCAAGGTGCGGCTGCTGGGCGTGACGACGATCAAGCCGGTGCCGGCGATCAAGGAGGTGCCCACCATCGCCTCCAGCGGCCTGCCGGGCACCGAGGGTTTCGACAGTTCGATCTGGTTCGCGGTGTTCGCGCCCAAGGGCACGGATGCGGCCATCGTCTCCAAATTGAATGCGGCCATCGGCGCCGTCATGCAGGACCCGGAACTGCGCGCCAAATTCGAGGCCCAGGGCAACAGCATCCGCATCGAGGATCCGGCCCAGTTCAAAAAGACGGTGCACGACAACCGCCTGAAGTGGGCCGAGGTCGCCAAGGCCGCCAACATCAGCGTCGACTGAGGCCGCGGCGCCGCCGGCTACGAGGCTGCTCGCACATGGGGGCCGGGACGGTAGTGGTACCGATGCTCGGCCGGCAGGCCGCCCGACCGGCCGAAGCTGCGCAGCCTGACCCAGAAGGCCTGCCCTTCGGAGATGTGGAGGTCGGGAAAGATGAAGGTGTTGTCCTGTTCCAGGAGGATGCTCAGGGTGGGGAAACCCGTGCCGTGGATGGTGACTTCGAAACTCCGGTTGTCCGGATCTCCATCGCTCACCTGCAGGCGTTCCCCGCCGGCCAGCGTGCCGCCCTCTTGCACGCCCACGATGCGGGGGGCGTAAGGCGGTGGGTCCGGCGGGTAGGGGCCGGGCGGAGCCGGAGGCAGTGGCGGCAGCGGCGGCAAGCTGCTCTCCATGTGCCTGGCCTTGAGGATGCGCACGTTGAAATCGACCTGCGCATTGAAATGCAGGGAGCCGACCACCATGGTCAGGAGAGGCGACTGGTCCCAGTCGCGGTTCCAGTGCTCCACCTGGAAAGTCCTGCCCGGCAGGGTCATCTTGAAGAGCCTGGTCGCGTCGAAGCCGGTGTTGAAGTGCCCGTACACCAGCTCGCCCATGGCGACGAGTTCATCGGGCGAATTGTTGGCGAACATCACCCACAGCTTTTCCTCGGGATAGTTGCGCAACGGCAGCCGGTTGTTGAACCGTATGCCCTGCGGCGGCTGGTCCATCATTCCTTCCTCGGTCGGCAGCGGCCAATACTCCTTGTACTGGATGCGGCCGACACCGCGGTCGTCCAGGCGCAGGCCGATCCAGTTGCTGTCGGCGGGAAAGGGGGGAACCGGGATACGCGCGGCTTCCGCGGACCGGCTGTGGTCGTCGCTGGGAAAACTGAAGTCGGCGATGGGCGGCTGCCGGTGTTGGCCGCGGGTGCGGATCTCGACTTCCTCGCCGCCGAGGCTCAGCATGATCCTGAGACCGTCGTCGCGCGCTTGCGCGTGGGTTGAAGAGGACACCCGCCGGGACCATCTTCCATCGTCTGTTGGCATGTTGACTCCCCGCAATCCGAATGACCGCGTGAGTCCGAATGCTAGTGAGCGTGAGTCTGGAGGCGGGGGTGTTGCGCCTAGGCAGAAAGGGCTAGGGGCTGGGTCACTCGGCCTTGATGCCGCCGGTGCGGATCACTTTCTCCCAGCGCGCGTCGTCGCCGCTCACCACACGCTCCATCTCGGGCGCCGCGCCGCAGGTGTTCACCGCGCCGATGCGGGCGAACTGCTCTTTGGTCTCCGGCAGGCGGCAGGCTTCGAGCAGGGCGGCGACGATCTTGTCCGCGCGCTCCAGCGGCACCTTGGTCGGGCCCATCAGGCCGACCCAGACCGGCACGTCCATGCCCTGCAGGCCGGTGGCGCCGCCGACGGTGGGCGGATGGCCCAGCTCATCCAGGCGGTTCTTCGAGAAGGTGCCGAGCACCCGCGCCTTGCCGCTCTCCACCATCGGGTCGATCGAGGCCGCGCTGGTGATGATCATGCTGACCTGGCCGCCGAGCAGGTCGGTCAGCGCGGGCGATGCGCCGCGATAGGGCACATGCAGGATCTCGATGCCCGCGGCCTGTGCCAGCAGCGCGCCGGTCAGGTGCGAGACCGAGCCGTTGCCGGTGGAGGCGTAGCTCAGCTGGCCGGGCCTGGCCTTGGCGTCCTTCAGCACATCGGCCAGGGTCTTGTAGGGGCTGTCGCTGCGCACGGCCAGGGTCATGGGGGTGTCGGCCACCAGGGCGACCGATTGCAGGTCGCGTTTGGGGTCGTAAGGCAGCTTCTGCAGGTGCGGCGCCACGGTGATCGCGCCGCCGGTGGCCATCAGCAGCGTGGCGCCGTCGGTGGACTTGGCGACGGTGTCGGCCGCCACGATGCCGCCCGCGCCGGCCTTGTTCTCCACGATGACCGGAAAGCCCAGCTTCAGCGTGAGTTTGGTGCCCAGGTAACGCGCGATCACGTCCTGCGAGCCGCCGGCGGCGAAGGGCACGACGATGCGCAGCGGCTTGTCGGCCTGGGCGAAGGCGGAGGTGGCGAGGGCCGTGGCCAGCAGGGCGAGGGTGAGGCGGGAGGGGCGCAGGGACATGGGGGACTCCAGGCAAAACGAACAAGGCCCGCACTGAGCGGGCCTGCTGGACGGAAGTTTAAGCAGCTACATGGCTTGGGCCCAACATCTGGTGTGTCTGGTTTCAGTCGTGCAAGGACGACAGGAACTGCCTCAACTCCGGCGTCCGCGGATCGGCGAACAGCGACTGCGGCGAGCCCGTCTCGTGCACCCGCCCCTGGTGCATGAAGATCACCCGGTCGGCCACCTTGCGGGCGAAGGCCATTTCGTGGGTGACCATCAGCAGGGTCATGCCCTCGGCGGCGAGCGATTCCACCACCCGCAGCACCTCGCCGACCAGTTCGGGGTCGAGGGCCGAGGTGATCTCGTCGCACAGCAGCACGGCCGGCTCCATGGCGAGGGCCCGGGCGATGGCCACGCGCTGCTGCTGGCCGCCGGAGAGCTGGTCGGGCCGGGCGTCGAACTTCTCGCCCAGGCCGACGCGGTCGAGGAGCTTCTTCGCGAGTGCGGTGACCTGGGCCGTCGGCGTCTTCTTGACCAGCGTGGGCGCCAGCATCACGTTGCGGCCGACCGTGAGGTGCGGGAACAGGTTGAAGCCCTGGAAGATCATGCCCACGCGCTGGCGCAGGGCCCGCATGGCCTGCGGGCTGTCGTAGACCAGGGGCTGGCCGTCCACGGTGAGGGCGCCGTCCTGGAACTGCTCCAGGCCGTTGATGCAGCGCAGCAGCGTGCTCTTGCCCGAGCCGCTCTTGCCGATGATGGCGATGACCTCGCCGCGCTGCACTTCCAGGTCGATGCCCTTGAGCACCTCGTTCGTGCCGTAGGACTTACGCAGCCCGTGGATGGAAACGATGGAAGCGCCCGGCGCCGCGAGCGGCTTGGCGGCGTCGGCAACGGTTTCAGCGGCGATGGGCATGGTTCAGTTTCCTCTCGAGGGCGCGGGCACACAGGCTGATGGGAAAGCACAGCGCGAAATACATCAGCGCCAGGCAGGCATAGACGACGAAGGGGCGGAAGGTGGCGTTGGAGATCATGCTGCCGGCCTTGGTCAGCTCGACGAAGCCGATCACCGATGCCAGCGCAGTGCCCTTGACCACCTGCACCAGAAAACCCACGGTGGGCGCCACCGCCAGGCGGGACGCCTGCGGCAGGATCACATGGCGCAGCTGTTCGCCGAAGGACAGCGCCAGGCTGCCCGAGGCCTCCCACTGGCCCTTGGGCACGGCTTCCACGCAGCCGCGCCAGATGTCGGTGAGGTAGGCGCTGCTATAGAGCGTGAGCGCCAGCGCGGCCGACACCCAGGGCGAGGTGTCGATGCCGAACAGCGCCAGCCCGAAGTAGGACAAAAACAGCTGCATCAGCAGCGGCGTGCCCTGGAAGAGCTGCACGTAGCCGGCGACGCAGCGCCGCACGACGGGGCCGCGCGCCAGGCGCAGCACCAGCAGCAGCAGGCCGACGATGCCGCCGCCGACGAAGGCGACCAGCGACAGGTAGACCGTCCACTGCGCGGCGATCAGCAGGTTGCGCAGGATGTCCCAGAGGGTGAATTCGACCATGAACGTGGACTCCTAGCGGCCGAACAGCAGCCGCGGACCGGCCCAGTTCAGCAGGCGGCGCAGCACGATGGCCAGCACCAGGTAGACGAGCGTGGCGACGATCGAGGCTTCGAAGGAGCGGAAGTTGCGGCTCTGGATCAGGTTGGCGGCGTAGCTCAGCTCGGGCACCGAGATCTGGCCGCAGACCGCCGAGCCGAGCATCACGATGATGATCTGGCCGGTCATGGCGGTCCACACCTTGGCCAGGGCCGGCGGCAGCACCACCCGGGTGAAGATCTGCATGCGGCCCATGGCCAGGCTCTGTGCCGCCTCGATCTGGCCCGGGGGCGTGGCGGCGATGCCGGAGCGGATGATCTCGGTGGCGTAGGCGCTGAGGTTGATCACCATGGCGATCACCGCCGCCGTCTCGGGCGTCAGCTTCACGCCGGCTGCCGGCAGGCCGAAGAAGATGAAGAAGAGCTGCACGATGAAGGGCGTGTTGCGGATCAACTCCACATAGCTGCCCACCACCAGCTTGAGCCAGGCCGGCCCGCTGGCGCGCGACCAGGCGAAGGCCACGCCCACCACCAGGCCGATGACGGTGGCGACGGCCGTCAGGCCTATCGTCCAGCACACGCCGGTCAGCAGCAGCGGCCATTCGGCCAGCACCGCGGGGAAATCGAGTTGGATACGCACGTGCAGCACTCGCTCGGATGGTTGTTGTCGGGATGGCGGGGCTCAGGCGCCGCCCTGTGGAGGGCGGCGTGGGCCGGCCGGCTTTAGAGCGGCAGTTCGCCGGTGGTGCGGCCGAGCCACTTCTTGGACATGGCGTCCAGCGTGCCGTCCTTCTTGGCGTCGGCGATGATGGCGTTGACCTTGTTCTTGAGCGCGTCCTCGCCCTTGTTCATGCCGACGAAGCAGGGGCTGTCCTTGAGCAGCAGCTTGTATTCGGCGCCGATCTTGGGGTTCTTCAGGATCATGTTGGCGGCGACCTGCGCGCTGGTGGCGATGGCCTGGGTCTGGCCGGCCACGTAGGCGGCGATGGTGGCGTTGTTGTCCTCGAAGCGGCGCACGTCCACGCCGGTCGGGATCATCTTGTTGAGTTCCTGGTCTTCCATGGCGCCGCGGGTCACGGCCACGGTCTTGCCGGCCAGGTCCTGGTAGCTCTTCACGTTGACGCTCTTGGGCGCGAACACGGCCTGGAAGAAGGGCGCGTAGGCGGCGCTGAAGTCGAGCACCTTCTCGCGCTCGGCGTTCTTGCCCAGGGTGGAGATCACCAGGTCGGCCTTGCCGGTCTGCAGGTAGGGGATGCGGTTGGCGCTGCTGACGGGGATCAGCTCGGCCTTCACGCCCAGCTTGGCGGCGATCAGGCGGGCCATGTCGATGTCCAGGCCCTGGGGCGCCATGTCGGGGCCGACGAAGCCGTAGGGCGGGTAGTCGGTGGGGATGGCGATCTTGAGCGTCTTGGACTTCATCACGTTGTCCAGGGCGGCTTGGGCGTGGACACCGGCGGCGCACAGCGCGGACGCGGCGGCGATCAGGCCGAGGACGAGGGGACGGCGGGCGAGAGTCATAACAAAGCTCCGAGATAGGTAGCGGGGGTTTCGGGGGAGGGTGGCTTGCCGTCGGACCTGGCCGGCGGCGATGGGGAAGCGGTGTTCTTGTCGACCGGCGCGAGTGCGTCGCGCAGGCCGCTCAGCGGGTCCTCGTCGGCCGAGGCAGGCTGCAGGCGCAGGGCGTCCTTCACCGAGCCGATGTGGGCGGCCATCAGGGCCTGGGCACGCTCGGTGTCGCCGGCTTCCAGCGCGGCGACGATCTGCACGTGGTCCTCGCAGGACTGCGCCGCATCGTGCGAGGACTGGTAGAGCATGGCGATCAGCGTGGTGCGGGCGGTGAAGTCGCGCAGGGTGTCGGCCAGCAGGTGGTTGCCCAGGCATTCGGCCAGGCAGACATGGAAGTCGCCCAGCAGGAAGCTGCGCGCGCCCACGTCGCTGCCGCGCACGGCGGCCTTCTCGCGCTGCAGGTGGCTCTTCAACTGCTTGATCGCGGCCTTGCCCATGGGCGGCATCTCGCGGATCAGGCCGACCTCGATCACCCGGCGCGCCTCGAAGGCCTCGCGGGCCTCGTCGCGCGAGGGCTCCACCACGAACCAGCCGCGCCGGGCGCTGACGGTGACGATGCCGCGGGTGGCCAGCCGGGTCAGGGCTTCCCGGACGATGGTGCGGCTGCAGTCGAACAGCATGGCCAGCTGCTGCTCGCCCAGGCGGGTGCCGGGGGCGAGCTTCTGGGCCATGACGGCTTCGATGATGCGGCTGCTGATGTCGGCTGCGGAGGGCATGCAGCCTGATGAGCAGAAACCGTGCCACTGGTATACAAGCCCTGTGCACCGGAATGGTGGCGCTTGATGCACCAGCTTTGTCGCAGGGCCGCTCGCGACGCACCAAAAACTACAAACGCCCGGCCTGAATCCGGGCCGGGCGTCGAGGAGAGCGCAGCTGTCTCAGGGCTTGGGGCCGCGCTCCCCCGGCGCCGGATGCTGCACACCGGCCACGATGCGCGCCGGCCGCTGGAAGTGGAAGTACGCCGTCGACCAGTCGAACAGCACTGCCAGCCGGTTGCGGAAACCGATCAGGAAATAGATGTGCGCGAACAGCCAGAACAGCCAGGCGCCGGTGCCGGAGAAGCGGATCGGCTTCTTCGGCCAGGGCGCCTGCAGGTCGACCACCGCCGCGCGCCGGCCGATGGTGGCCAGGTTGCCGTAGTCGGCATAACGGAAGGGCTCGGTCGGCTTGCCGGCCAGGCGGCGCAGGATGTTGGCGGCGGCGGCGCGGCCCATCTGCTTGGCGCCGGGCGAGACGCCGGGCACCGGCTTGGGCGGCTGGCCGGGCACATGGCTCTGTGCCGCGGCCAGGTCGCCGATGGCGGAGATCTCGGGGAAGTTCTGGATCGACAGGTCGGGCTCGACGGCGATGCGGCCGGCGCGGTCCACGCTGGCGCCGGTGGCGCTGCCCAGCAGGCGGGCCAGCGGTGAGGCAGAGACGCCCGCCGCCCAGATCATGCAGCGGCTGGGAATGCGCACCGAGCCGGCCTCGCCGGCATCCACGTTCAGGCCTTCGCGGTCGATGTGGGTGACGCGGGTGCTCAGCCGCACATCCACGCCCAGGTGCACCAGCTGCGCCTCGGCCTTCTGCGACAGCTCGGGCGGGAAGGCCGCCAGCACCCGCGGGCCGCCCTCGACCAGCAGGACCTGCGCGGTGCTCGGGTCGATGTGGCGGAACTCGCCCGGCAGCACCTTGTGGGCGATCTCGGAGAGCATGCCGGCCATCTCCACGCCGGTAGGCCCCGCGCCGATCACGACGAAGGTCAGCAGGGCCTTGCGGCGCTCGGGGTCGGTCTCGCGCTCGGCCGCCTCGAAGGCCAGCAGCACCCGGCGGCGGATGCGGAAGGCGTCGTCCAGCGTCTTCAGGCCGGGTGCATAGGGCGCCCATTCGTCGTGGCCGAAATAGCCGTGGCCGGCGCCGGCCGCCACGATCAGGTGGTCGTAGGGCAGGGAGGTGCCGTCGGCCAGCGCCACCTGGCGGCTGGCCGGATCGATGCCGACCGCCTCGGCCAGCAGCACGGTGACGTTGGGCTGGTGGCGGAACAGGTGGCGGATCGGCGCCGAGATGGAGGGCGCGGCCAGCCCCGCCGTGGCTACCTGGTAGAGCAGGGGCTGGAAGAGGTGGTGGTTGGCGCGGTCGATCAGCGTCACGTCGACGGGGCGTCGCGCAGGGCGCGGGCGGCTTCGAGGCCGCCGAAGCCGCAGCCGATGATCAGGACCTTGGGGCGGGATTGACGGGGATTAGGGTTTACGAGGGCTTGCATTTTGCTGACATCATGCCATGGCATATGGTGCGCCGCAGCATGGGCCGGCCTCGTGGCGGCCGCGCTGTATGCTGCTGCGCCCTATAAGAAACAGAGACTCCCCTTGACCGCCGACACGCCGCACACCCTGCCGATCCCGCCCATCGCCTCTCCCGTGCCCCGCGCCATGCGGCGCGTGTTCTGCCTGGAAGACCTGGAGGAGGCGGCGCGCCGTTTCCTGCCGCCCGCCATCTTTTCCTATGTGGTCAGCCCGGCCGAGACCGGCGCCACGCTGCACGACAACCGCCGGGTGTTCGACGAGATCCGCTTCATCCCCCGAGTGTTGCGCAATGTGGCGGCCCGTTCGATCGGGACCACCCTGCTGGGTCGGGAATACGCCGCGCCCTTCGGCATCGCGCCCATGGGCGTGAGTGCGCTGACGGCCTACCGCGGCGACCGGGTGCTGGCCGAGGCGGCGGCGCGCGCCAATATCCCGATGGTGATGAGCGGCTCCTCGCTCACCCGCATGGAGGAGGTGGCCGAGGCCGCGCCGCATAGCTGGTTCCAGGCCTATCTGCCGCCCACGCCCGAACGCATCGCCGCCCTGGTGGACCGCGCGGCGCGGGCCGGCTTCGGTACTTTGGTGGTCACCGTGGACGTGGCCGTGCGCGGCAGCACCGAGCACTACGAACGCGCCGGCTTCAGCAGCCCCTTGAAGCCGGACTGGCGCCTGCTCTGGGGCGGCGTCACCCATCCGCGCTGGGCGCTGGGCACCTTCGCGCGCACGCTGCTGACCGGCGGCCTGCCGCACTTCGAGAACAGCGACAACGACAAACGCATCGCCATCGTGGCGCGCAACGTGGTGCGCGAGTTCAGCGGCCGGGCGCACCTGGACTGGAGCGCCATGCGCCGCATCCGCGAGCAGTGGAAGGGCAAGCTGGTGTTGAAAGGCGTGCTGCATCCGCAAGACGCGGTGACCGCGCGCGACGAGGGCATGGATGCGATCGTGCTGTCCAACCACGGCGGCCGGCAGCTCGACGGCGCCGTCTCGCCGATGCGGGTGCTGCCGGCGGTGCGCGCGGCGGTGGGCGATGCGATGCCCATCCTGATCGACAGCGGTTTCCGGCGCGGCACCGATGTGCTCAAGGCGCTGGCGCTGGGCGCGGACTTCGTGCTGGTCGGCCGGCCCTTCAATTACGCCGCGACGGTGGGTGGGGCGGCGGGCGTGGCCCATGCCGCCGGCCTGCTGGCGCGCGAGACCGAGATGGCGCTGGGTATGCTCGGCGTCCATCGCATTGCCGATCTCTCGCCCGAGCTGCTGATGCTGCGGCCGGAAAGCTTTCTGTCCTGACCTAGAAGCATGTCCTCCACCTTCTCTCCTCCCTGGACGCCGCTGGAGCGGCTGGATTCCCAAATCAAGGAACGCGGTTTCGCCGCCCTGCAGCCGGCCGATGTGTGCCGCTGGGCCGGCACCGAGGCGGCTGCGCTGAACGCCCTGCGCCCCGACTGGAACGGCCTGCCGCCGGACGAGTACCTGAAGGACGGCGGCAACTACCGGCGCCGCCGCCATGCATGCTTCGTCGTCGACGGGCAGCGCATCGAGCAGACGCCGCACCGCCCGCACTGGCAGCCGGTGCAGTACAACGCCCTGCACGGCGGCATGCAGCGCTGGTTCGCGCCCATGCTCGACCGCACCGTGGCCGATCCGGCCTGGAAGGGCCTGCTGCGCGCCCTGGCCGATGCGGCCACCGCTCTGCGCGGGCCGCAGCCCTGGTACATCGAGGCGCACCAGTTCCGCATCGACACCACCGACGGCATCGGCCGGCCCACGCCCGAAGGCGCGCACCGCGACGGCGTGGACCTGGTGGCCGTGTTCCTGGTGGAGCGCGAAGGCATCAAGGGCGGTGAGACCCGTGTGTTCGAGGCCGACGGCCCGAACGGCCAGCGTTTCACCCTGGCCGAGCCCTGGTCGCTGCTGCTGCTGGACGATCCGCGCATGATCCACGAGTCCACGCCGATCCAGCCGCTGGGCGGGCAGGGCGGCGGCCACCGCGATACCCTGGTGCTGACCTGCCGGGCCGGCGGATTCCAGGGAGACGGCGTGGTCTGAGGCGCTGTCATGGACGCTTACCTCCGGGCTGGCGCGGCGGGGCATAACAGGGCCGGGCCATGACCCGTTCCGCATCACAGGCAGACAGCCAAAGGAGAAAGACCATGTTCCAGAAGATCCTCGTTCCCGTCGACGGCTCGGACACCTCCATCGCCGCCATCCACCGGGCGGTGACCATCGCGCGGGCCTTCGGCAGCACGGTCACCGTGGTCTCGGTGATCGACCCCTATCCCTTCACCGGCGTGAGCAGCGACATGGCCTACGGCCAGGAGCAGTACCTGGTGGCCGCCAACAACGAAGCCGCCGCCGCGCTGGACCTCGCGCGCAACGCGGCCTCCGGCCTGGGCTTCGAGGTGGAGGTGCTGGTGGTCGAGGGCCATGCGGTGCACCGCGGCATCGTGGAGACGGCCGAAAGCGTCGATGCCGACCTGATCGTGATCGGCTCGCACGGCCGCCGCGGGCTGGAGAAACTGGTGCTGGGCAGCGTCACCCAGCGGGTGCTGGGCGATGCACACATGCCGGTGCTGGTGGTGCGGGACTGAGCTTCAGTCGCGCACATCGGCCAGCAGCTGCTGGCCGAAATCCGCACGCGCCAGATAAGCCAGCACCGCACGTGCCGTGTCTTCGGCCGACACCAGCTGGCCGCTGCCGTGCAGGCCGGCGAAACGGGCCTGGTCGGGGAAGGCCGCCGGATCGCCGCCGCGCAGCTGCTGTTGCATGTCGGTGTCGATCACGCCAGGCGCCAGGGCGCAGAGCCGGGCGCCGTTGGGGCGCTGCGCTTCGTCGAGGGCGGCGCAGCGGGTGAACATGTCCATGCCCGCCTTGATCGAGCAGTAGGCCGATTGGGACGCCATCGGGCGCCGCCCCAATCCCGAGGAGATGTTCAAGACCTTGCGCGGCACTGTCCAGCCGGCGGTCGCCGACAGGAAGGCCGAGCTCAGGAGCATCGGCGCTTCCAGGCCCACACGCAGGGCGGCCACGGTATCGGCCGGCGCTGCATCGCGCAGGGGCACGGCCGGTGGCATGAGCGCTGCGTTGTTGACGAGGGTGGCGCTGGCGAAGGCGTCCGGCTGCAGCTTGGCGATCCACTCGGCCAGGCGGGCGGCCACACTCGCGCCGTCGGCCAGGTCGGCTTGCCACTGGGTGAGTCCGGCGGCGCTGGCCAGGCTGTCGTCGCGCTTGCGGGAAATGCAGAGCAGGGTGTTGCCGGCCGACAGCAGCTGGCGGGCCATGGCCTGGCCCAGTCCGCGCGAGGCGCCGGTCAGGATGAAGAGATGGGTGCTTTGCGTCATGTCGAAATTCTCAGAAAGGCACGGCGCTGTCGAAATGCAGCGCGGCGCCGGTGGCGGGGTGGGTGAATCCGAGCGCGCAGGCATGCAGCAGCAGCCGATCCGCACGCCCGGCGGCGGCGCCGCCATACAGCGCATCGCCCAGGATCGGATGGCCGATGGCCTGCAGATGCACCCGCAGCTGGTGGGTGCGGCCGGTGAGGGGTTCGAGTTCGACGCGGCTGCTGGTCTCGTCCACCCGCTGCATCACACGCCAGCGGGTGATGCTGGGTTTGCCCGCCGCCATGTCCACCTTCTGCAGCGGCCGGCGCGGCCAGTCGGCGATCAGCGGCAACTCGATGCGGCACCAGCCTTCGGCATCCGGCGCGTCGGGCGCGGGCAGGCCATCGACCACCGCCACGTACCGCTTGAAGACCTCGCGCCGTGCAAAAGCCTGGCCCAGCGCGGCTTGTGTCGCGGCGTCGCGGGCCAGCACCATCAGGCCGGAGGTGGCCATGTCGAGCCGGTGCACGATCAGCGCATCGGGCCACTGCGCCTGCACCCGGGCGCTGAGACAGTCCTGCTTGTCTTCCCCGCGGCCGGGCACGGCCAGCAGTCCGGCGGGTTTCTCGACGACCAGCAGATGCGCGTCGACATGGACCGCCGCCGGGCTCAAGACTCCTCGCCCTGCACCAGGCGCTGCACGGTGGCGCAGAGCTCCTCGACATCGTTGGGCTTGTGGATCAGGGCGCGGGCGCCTTCCAGCCGAGCCGCCTTCTCGATCTCGGACGTCACATAGCCGGAGGCCAGCGCCACCGGCAGGTCGGCACGGATCAGCCGGGCCTCGCGCGCCAGGTCCAGGCCGCTGTAGCCGGGCATGTTGTAGTCGGTGACCAGCAGGTCGAAGGCCTGCGGATCGGCCCGCAAAGCCGCCTCGGCCTGGCGTGGATCCGAGAAACCGGTGACCCGGAAACCCCTTCGGCGCAGCAGGCGCTCCACCAGGAAGACCAGCGCCTTGTCGTCGTCCACATACATCACGTGCCGGCCATTGCCCTGGGCGGCGGGCGCGGGCGGGAGCCGGCGCTCGGCCTTGCCGCTGGGCTGGCCTTCGGCCGTGATCGCGGCGGGAAAGTACAGGGTGAAGGTGCTGCCCTTGCCCGGGGTGCTGCGCACATCGGTGGCGCCCTGGTGGGTGCGCATCACGCCGTGCACCACGGCCAGTCCGAGGCCGGTGCCCTTGCCGACTTCTTTTGTCGTGAAGAAGGGCTCGAAGATGCGCTGCAGCGTGGCGCTGTCGATGCCGCTGCCGGTGTCGCTCACCGTCAGCGCCTCGTAGGCGCCGGGCGCCAGGCCCAGGCGCTCGCAGGTGCGCTGGTCGGGCTGGGCGAGGTCGAGTTTCACGGTGACCGTGCCGCGGGGCTCGCCGATCGCATGGATGGCATTGGTGCACAGGTTGAGCAGGGCCTGCTCCACCTGGGTGGCATCGGCCATCACCGGCGGCAGCTCGGCCGCCAGGTCCAGCCGCAGCTCGATGCCGGGCGGCAGGGTGACGCGCAGCAGGCGCTCGGTTTCGTGCACCACGGCCGAGAGCGACACCGGCGCGCGCTGCGTCGGCTCGTTGCGGCTGAAGGTCAGGATCTGGCGCACCAGGTCGCGTGCGCGCCGGCCGG contains the following coding sequences:
- a CDS encoding Bug family tripartite tricarboxylate transporter substrate binding protein; translated protein: MQKTSAFARSTRFGALGLLGAVLGLASATPAFAQEWPSAKPITLIMGFPAGSGVDVVARSIQEPLSKKLGQQVIIDYKSGAAGNIASEYVAHAKPDGYTLAFGTAATHGSNAAIYKKLPFDVETDFVPVAPVLDVSNVLVINPDVIDVKTLKEFVAEVKAHPGKYNYASTGNGAGTHMAFAEFNARTGLQMVHVPYKGGPEAITSVARGETCCIMNQVQTVLPQYKAGKVRLLGVTTIKPVPAIKEVPTIASSGLPGTEGFDSSIWFAVFAPKGTDAAIVSKLNAAIGAVMQDPELRAKFEAQGNSIRIEDPAQFKKTVHDNRLKWAEVAKAANISVD
- a CDS encoding Bug family tripartite tricarboxylate transporter substrate binding protein yields the protein MSLRPSRLTLALLATALATSAFAQADKPLRIVVPFAAGGSQDVIARYLGTKLTLKLGFPVIVENKAGAGGIVAADTVAKSTDGATLLMATGGAITVAPHLQKLPYDPKRDLQSVALVADTPMTLAVRSDSPYKTLADVLKDAKARPGQLSYASTGNGSVSHLTGALLAQAAGIEILHVPYRGASPALTDLLGGQVSMIITSAASIDPMVESGKARVLGTFSKNRLDELGHPPTVGGATGLQGMDVPVWVGLMGPTKVPLERADKIVAALLEACRLPETKEQFARIGAVNTCGAAPEMERVVSGDDARWEKVIRTGGIKAE
- a CDS encoding amino acid ABC transporter ATP-binding protein; the protein is MPIAAETVADAAKPLAAPGASIVSIHGLRKSYGTNEVLKGIDLEVQRGEVIAIIGKSGSGKSTLLRCINGLEQFQDGALTVDGQPLVYDSPQAMRALRQRVGMIFQGFNLFPHLTVGRNVMLAPTLVKKTPTAQVTALAKKLLDRVGLGEKFDARPDQLSGGQQQRVAIARALAMEPAVLLCDEITSALDPELVGEVLRVVESLAAEGMTLLMVTHEMAFARKVADRVIFMHQGRVHETGSPQSLFADPRTPELRQFLSSLHD
- a CDS encoding amino acid ABC transporter permease produces the protein MVEFTLWDILRNLLIAAQWTVYLSLVAFVGGGIVGLLLLVLRLARGPVVRRCVAGYVQLFQGTPLLMQLFLSYFGLALFGIDTSPWVSAALALTLYSSAYLTDIWRGCVEAVPKGQWEASGSLALSFGEQLRHVILPQASRLAVAPTVGFLVQVVKGTALASVIGFVELTKAGSMISNATFRPFVVYACLALMYFALCFPISLCARALERKLNHAHRR
- a CDS encoding amino acid ABC transporter permease → MRIQLDFPAVLAEWPLLLTGVCWTIGLTAVATVIGLVVGVAFAWSRASGPAWLKLVVGSYVELIRNTPFIVQLFFIFFGLPAAGVKLTPETAAVIAMVINLSAYATEIIRSGIAATPPGQIEAAQSLAMGRMQIFTRVVLPPALAKVWTAMTGQIIIVMLGSAVCGQISVPELSYAANLIQSRNFRSFEASIVATLVYLVLAIVLRRLLNWAGPRLLFGR
- a CDS encoding transporter substrate-binding domain-containing protein — its product is MTLARRPLVLGLIAAASALCAAGVHAQAALDNVMKSKTLKIAIPTDYPPYGFVGPDMAPQGLDIDMARLIAAKLGVKAELIPVSSANRIPYLQTGKADLVISTLGKNAEREKVLDFSAAYAPFFQAVFAPKSVNVKSYQDLAGKTVAVTRGAMEDQELNKMIPTGVDVRRFEDNNATIAAYVAGQTQAIATSAQVAANMILKNPKIGAEYKLLLKDSPCFVGMNKGEDALKNKVNAIIADAKKDGTLDAMSKKWLGRTTGELPL
- a CDS encoding GntR family transcriptional regulator, whose amino-acid sequence is MPSAADISSRIIEAVMAQKLAPGTRLGEQQLAMLFDCSRTIVREALTRLATRGIVTVSARRGWFVVEPSRDEAREAFEARRVIEVGLIREMPPMGKAAIKQLKSHLQREKAAVRGSDVGARSFLLGDFHVCLAECLGNHLLADTLRDFTARTTLIAMLYQSSHDAAQSCEDHVQIVAALEAGDTERAQALMAAHIGSVKDALRLQPASADEDPLSGLRDALAPVDKNTASPSPPARSDGKPPSPETPATYLGALL
- a CDS encoding alpha-hydroxy acid oxidase, giving the protein MRRVFCLEDLEEAARRFLPPAIFSYVVSPAETGATLHDNRRVFDEIRFIPRVLRNVAARSIGTTLLGREYAAPFGIAPMGVSALTAYRGDRVLAEAAARANIPMVMSGSSLTRMEEVAEAAPHSWFQAYLPPTPERIAALVDRAARAGFGTLVVTVDVAVRGSTEHYERAGFSSPLKPDWRLLWGGVTHPRWALGTFARTLLTGGLPHFENSDNDKRIAIVARNVVREFSGRAHLDWSAMRRIREQWKGKLVLKGVLHPQDAVTARDEGMDAIVLSNHGGRQLDGAVSPMRVLPAVRAAVGDAMPILIDSGFRRGTDVLKALALGADFVLVGRPFNYAATVGGAAGVAHAAGLLARETEMALGMLGVHRIADLSPELLMLRPESFLS